In Micromonospora purpureochromogenes, a single window of DNA contains:
- a CDS encoding GNAT family N-acetyltransferase yields the protein MTADLQLRPVRDDDLPVIFAYEQDPQANWMAAFGPADPTDRAAFDAHWARIRADPRIVARAVTVGGEVVGHVAAFPVEERTEVSYWIDPTRWGRGYATAALAALLREVPQRPVHARAAKDNRASLAVLRKCGFVVVGEDSGYAAGRGTEVQEWVLELPAEAADQRNH from the coding sequence GTGACGGCCGACCTCCAGCTGCGCCCGGTGCGCGACGACGACCTGCCCGTGATCTTCGCCTACGAGCAGGATCCGCAGGCGAACTGGATGGCGGCCTTCGGCCCCGCCGACCCGACCGACCGGGCGGCCTTCGACGCGCACTGGGCGCGCATCCGCGCCGACCCGCGGATCGTGGCGCGCGCCGTCACCGTCGGCGGCGAGGTGGTGGGGCACGTCGCCGCCTTCCCGGTCGAGGAGCGCACCGAGGTCAGCTACTGGATCGACCCGACCCGCTGGGGCCGGGGGTACGCCACCGCCGCGCTCGCCGCGCTGCTGCGCGAGGTGCCGCAGCGGCCGGTGCACGCCCGCGCCGCCAAGGACAACCGCGCCTCCCTCGCCGTGCTGCGCAAGTGCGGCTTCGTCGTGGTCGGCGAGGACTCCGGGTACGCCGCCGGCCGCGGCACGGAGGTGCAGGAATGGGTGCTGGAGCTGCCCGCCGAGGCGGCTGACCAGCGCAACCACTAG
- a CDS encoding YgjV family protein has translation MNWLELVGWAGSALLVWSLLQTRILRLRALNLVGCLILIGYNAAVHVWPMVGLNVVLAVINVWYLRKMLATRHDEETYQVVEVGVDDQFLAHTLRVHAADIARFNPDFRWAAPAAERSAFLVVRADEVVGVVLSHAEPDGVAQIDLDYVTQRFRDFTPGEFVYRRSSLFTDRGFRRVVSPPGMVAPYYHRLGFRPEGGSYVLDLPTSTPA, from the coding sequence GTGAACTGGCTGGAACTCGTCGGCTGGGCCGGCTCCGCGCTGTTGGTCTGGTCCCTGCTGCAGACGCGCATCCTGCGGCTGCGCGCGCTCAACCTCGTCGGCTGCCTGATCCTCATCGGCTACAACGCCGCCGTGCACGTGTGGCCCATGGTCGGTCTGAACGTGGTGCTCGCCGTGATCAACGTGTGGTACCTGCGGAAGATGCTGGCCACCCGGCACGACGAGGAGACCTATCAGGTGGTCGAGGTGGGCGTGGACGACCAGTTCCTGGCGCACACGCTGCGGGTGCACGCCGCCGACATCGCCCGGTTCAACCCCGACTTCCGGTGGGCGGCGCCCGCCGCCGAGCGGTCGGCGTTCCTGGTGGTCCGCGCCGACGAGGTGGTCGGCGTGGTGCTCTCGCACGCCGAGCCCGACGGGGTGGCCCAGATCGACCTGGATTACGTCACCCAGCGGTTCCGCGACTTCACCCCGGGGGAGTTCGTCTACCGCCGCAGCAGCCTCTTCACCGACCGCGGCTTCCGCCGGGTGGTCAGCCCGCCCGGCATGGTCGCGCCCTACTACCACCGGCTCGGCTTCCGCCCCGAGGGCGGCTCGTACGTGCTGGACCTGCCGACCTCCACCCCGGCGTAG
- a CDS encoding hemolysin family protein, translating to MQSYWSQLALVGVLVVLNAIFAGSEMALVSLRDSQVQRLERASRAGQVLARLAKDPNRFLATIQIGITLAGFLASAAAAVSLAKPLVPLLGFVGGAAETVAIVAVTLALTFVTLVFGELAPKRIAMQSAERWALLVARPLDLLATFSRPAVWALGATSDLVVRLVGLNPKHQPEEIGPDELRDIVAGNHGFTKEQRIIIAGAVEIADRQLRAVLVPRLQVFTLDSGTTAEAARLVLAATGHSRAPVVRHGGLDDAVGVIHLRDLVGVPDDRPVDECARPPMLLPDSLPVVDALRQFKAERQHIALVVDERGAVDGIVTLEDILEEIVGEIYDETDRDVRSVRTEADGALLLPGTFPVHDLPDIGVEVPARPAGDYTTVAGMVLACLGHIPTVAGESVTIDAWELEVSAIDHRAITQVRLRRVAPPADESTVQEEQLLDEARS from the coding sequence GTGCAGAGCTACTGGAGCCAACTGGCCCTGGTCGGAGTCCTGGTGGTCCTGAACGCGATCTTCGCGGGCAGCGAGATGGCGCTGGTGTCGCTGCGCGACAGCCAGGTGCAGCGGCTGGAACGCGCCAGCCGGGCCGGGCAGGTGCTGGCCCGCCTCGCCAAGGACCCGAACCGGTTCCTCGCCACCATTCAGATCGGCATCACGCTGGCCGGCTTCCTGGCCTCCGCCGCCGCGGCGGTCTCGCTGGCCAAGCCCCTGGTGCCGCTGCTCGGGTTCGTCGGCGGCGCCGCCGAGACGGTCGCCATCGTGGCGGTCACTCTGGCGCTGACCTTCGTCACCCTGGTCTTCGGCGAACTGGCGCCGAAGCGGATCGCCATGCAGTCCGCCGAGCGGTGGGCGCTGCTGGTGGCCCGCCCGCTGGACCTGCTGGCCACCTTCAGCCGGCCGGCCGTCTGGGCCCTCGGCGCCACCAGCGACCTGGTGGTACGCCTGGTCGGGCTCAACCCGAAGCACCAGCCCGAGGAGATCGGCCCGGACGAGCTGCGTGACATCGTCGCCGGCAACCACGGCTTCACCAAGGAGCAGCGCATCATCATCGCCGGCGCGGTGGAGATCGCCGACCGGCAGCTCCGGGCGGTCCTCGTACCCCGGTTGCAGGTCTTCACGCTCGACAGCGGGACCACCGCGGAGGCCGCCCGGCTGGTGCTGGCCGCCACCGGCCACTCCCGGGCCCCGGTGGTCCGGCACGGCGGCCTGGACGACGCGGTCGGTGTGATCCACCTCCGTGACCTGGTCGGCGTCCCCGACGACCGCCCGGTCGACGAGTGCGCCCGCCCGCCCATGCTGCTGCCCGACTCGCTGCCGGTGGTGGACGCGCTGCGCCAGTTCAAGGCGGAGCGGCAGCACATCGCCCTGGTGGTGGACGAGCGCGGCGCCGTCGACGGGATCGTCACGCTGGAGGACATCCTGGAGGAGATCGTCGGGGAGATCTACGACGAGACCGACCGGGACGTCCGTTCGGTGCGCACCGAGGCCGACGGCGCGCTGCTGCTGCCCGGCACCTTTCCCGTGCACGACCTGCCGGACATCGGTGTCGAGGTGCCCGCCCGCCCGGCCGGCGACTACACCACCGTCGCCGGCATGGTGCTGGCCTGCCTCGGGCACATTCCCACCGTCGCGGGGGAGAGCGTCACCATCGACGCCTGGGAACTGGAGGTGTCCGCGATCGACCACCGCGCCATCACCCAGGTCCGGCTGCGCCGCGTCGCCCCGCCCGCCGACGAGAGCACCGTCCAGGAGGAACAGCTCCTGGACGAGGCCCGCAGCTGA